A single Vidua chalybeata isolate OUT-0048 chromosome 20, bVidCha1 merged haplotype, whole genome shotgun sequence DNA region contains:
- the NSUN5 gene encoding 28S rRNA (cytosine-C(5))-methyltransferase, with amino-acid sequence MALYSAAAAVLLGLERGEGGLKSLVYNSGFPHVRQLYALVSETLRYASVLEKLLDGAALLQAEKKLAPQLAKVLVYDLLFGKGLKCGGRWKALARRHRPRLEAELARMKVRHKVSRNEDLLASEKAVSAAASQVPRYVRVNTLKTCVDDVIDFFKCQGYAYLGKAATVEELKALSGKKFLLDLHLPELLVFPSQTDLHDNLLYTSGHIILQDKASCLPAFLLGPVAGSHVIDACAAPGNKTSHLAAILKNKGQIFAFDVDPKRVATMNTLLTRAGVTGCQLVQQDFLTVDPGDPKYSRVTHILLDPSCSGSGMVTRGPGEEVAPSAERLQALAAFQRRVLSHALSFPALQRLVYSTCSLHREENEDVVQAVLQEWGSTFRLVTAFPSWPCRGFAAFSGAERCLRASPAETLTHGFFVAVLERCGEGAAAPSPLPAAAKENPQPGEGTEPGAAPKKRKKKKQRVKD; translated from the exons ATGGCGCTGTACAGCGCGGCGGCCGcggtgctgctggggctggagcgCGGCGAGGGCGGCCTCAAGAGCCTCGTGTACAACAGCGGCTTCCCG CACGTCCGGCAGCTGTACGCGCTGGTGTCCGAGACCCTCCGCTACGCCTCGgtgctggagaagctgctggatgGAGCCGCGCTGCTGCAGGCCGAGAAGAAGCTGGCACCGCAGCTGGCGAAG GTCTTGGTGTATGACCTGCTCTTCGGCAAGGGGCTGAAGTGCGGGGGCCGGTGGAAGGCCCTGGCCCGGCGGCACCGGCCACGGCTGGAGGCCGAGCTGGCCCGCATGAAAGTGCGGCACAAGGTGAGCCGCAACGAGGACCTGCTGGCCTCGGAGAAGGCGGTAAGCGCCGCAG cctcccaggtCCCACGCTATGTCCGGGTCAACACCCTGAAGACTTGTGTGGACGATGTGATCGACTTCTTCAAATGCCAGGGATATGCCTATCTGGGCAAGGCAGCCAC TGTGGAGGAGCTGAAGGCCCTTTCTGGAAAAAAGTTCTTGTTGGATCTGCATCTTCCGGAGCTGCTGGTTTTCCCTTCGCAGACAGACCTCCATGACAACCTGCTGTATACCTCAGGACACATAATTCTGCAGGACAag GccagctgcctccctgccttcctccttGGCCCTGTTGCTGGCTCCCATGTCATTGATGCCTGTGCTGCCCCTGGAAACAAGACAAGCCACCTGGCTGCCATCCTGAAGAACAAGGG ACAGATCTTTGCCTTTGATGTGGACCCCAAGCGCGTGGCCACCATGAACACGCTGCTGACACGGGCAGGGGTCACCGGCTGCCAGCTGGTCCAGCAGGACTTCCTGACTGTGGACCCCGGGGACCCCAAATACAGCAGGGTGACCCACATCCTTCTCGACCCATCCTGCAGCGGCTCAG gGATGGTGACCCGGGGGCCAGGGGAGGAGGTGGCCCCGAGTGCTGAACGCTTGCAGGCACTGGCAGCCTTCCAGCGCCGCGTCCTCAGCCACGCCCTGAgcttcccagctctccagcgCCTGGTCTATTCCACCTGCTCCCTACACCGGGAAGAGAACGAGGATGTGGTGCAGGCTGTGTTGCAGGAGTGGGGCTCGACCTTCAG GCTTGTGACTGCCTTCCCATCCTGGCCCTGCCGAGGATTCGCAGCCTTCTCTGGAGCAGAGAGGTGCCTCCGTGCTTCCCCTGCAGAGACCCTCACCCATGGCTTCTTCGTGGCTGTGCTCGAACGGTGcggggaaggggctgctgctcccag CCcgctgcctgcagcagccaaagagaacccacagccaggagagggaacagagccaggggcagctcccaagaagaggaaaaagaaaaagcagcgGGTGAAAGACTGA
- the FKBP6 gene encoding inactive peptidyl-prolyl cis-trans isomerase FKBP6 isoform X1 yields MMAGGAGREGLGAGWRDPDPTSAPTPASTPSLSLASESLELLQDLTGDGGVRKQQLRPGTGQPVPPSSSVAVKYSGYLGNWNKLFCSNGNSKYPRLMKLGKDITLWGLEIGLLSMTKGEAALFVLAPEYAYGQRGCPPSIPPNTTVLFKVEVLDFIDSEECDAFFELTYEQRDRLPLEKLLKVAATEREFGNYFFYKQCFKIAKDRYKRALSILDCSSSSKAEQSQINASKLLLFLNLSLTYLKLERADRALKYGELALEMDQGNAKALFRCGQACLYMKEYSKSRDFLARAQCIQPFNRDINNELKKLARTVAAVHLLAHGDLSITYKFWEKGQEHCLTSRD; encoded by the exons ATGATGGCGGGCGGTGCCGGCCGGGAGGGGCTCGGAGCCGGGTGGCGGGACCCGGACCCGACCTCAGCACCGACCCCGGCCTCGACCCCCTCTTTGTCTCTGGCCTCGGAGTCTCTCGAACTCCTGCAGGACCTGACCGGCGATGGAGGGGTGCGCAAGCAGCAGCTGCGCCCCGGCACCGGGCAGCCCGTGCCGCCATCCTCCTCCGTGGCAG TGAAGTACTCTGGGTACCTGGGAAATTGGAATAAGCTCTTCTGTTCAAATGGGAACAGCAAGTATCCAAGGCTGATGAAACTTGGAAAAG ACATCACACTGTGGGGGCTGGAGATCGGGCTGCTGTCTATGACCAAAGGCGAGGCTGCACTGTTCGTCCTTGCTCCAGAATACGCCTACGGCCAGCGGGGCTGtcccccctccatccccccaaACACCACGGTCCTCTTCAAGGTGGAGGTGTTGGACTTCATCGATTCAGAGGAGTGCGACGCCTTCTTTGAGTTGACTTAT GAACAGCGGGATAGACTTCCTCTAGAAAAGCTATTGAAAGTGGCAGCCACAGAGAGAGAGTTTGGCAACTACTTCTTCTATAAGCAGTGCTTCAAGATTGCCAAGGACAGATACAAGAGG GCGCTCTCCATCCTGGATTGCAGCTCTTCCAgtaaggcagagcagagccagatCAACGCTTCcaaactgctgctgttcctgaaTCTCTCACTCACTTACCTGAAACTGGAACGTGCTGACCGAGCTTTGAAATACGGGGAATTAGCCTTGGAGATGGACCAAGGAAATGCCAAAGCGCTGTTCAGGTGTGGCCAG GCTTGTCTCTACATGAAGGAGTACAGCAAATCCCGGGATTTCCTGGCCAGAGCTCAGTGCATCCAGCCCTTCAACCGTGATATCAACAATGAGCTGAAGAAGTTGGCAAG GACTGTTGCAGCCGTCCACCTTTTGGCACATGGAGATCTCAGCATCACATACAAGTTTTGGGAGAAGGGGCAGGAGCACTGTCTTACTTCAAGAGACTGA
- the FKBP6 gene encoding inactive peptidyl-prolyl cis-trans isomerase FKBP6 isoform X2, producing MMAGGAGREGLGAGWRDPDPTSAPTPASTPSLSLASESLELLQDLTGDGGVRKQQLRPGTGQPVPPSSSVAVKYSGYLGNWNKLFCSNGNSKYPRLMKLGKDITLWGLEIGLLSMTKGEAALFVLAPEYAYGQRGCPPSIPPNTTVLFKVEVLDFIDSEECDAFFELTYEQRDRLPLEKLLKVAATEREFGNYFFYKQCFKIAKDRYKRALSILDCSSSSKAEQSQINASKLLLFLNLSLTYLKLERADRALKYGELALEMDQGNAKALFRCGQACLYMKEYSKSRDFLARAQCIQPFNRDINNELKKLARYHKEYMETEKEMCCQMFDPLNSYG from the exons ATGATGGCGGGCGGTGCCGGCCGGGAGGGGCTCGGAGCCGGGTGGCGGGACCCGGACCCGACCTCAGCACCGACCCCGGCCTCGACCCCCTCTTTGTCTCTGGCCTCGGAGTCTCTCGAACTCCTGCAGGACCTGACCGGCGATGGAGGGGTGCGCAAGCAGCAGCTGCGCCCCGGCACCGGGCAGCCCGTGCCGCCATCCTCCTCCGTGGCAG TGAAGTACTCTGGGTACCTGGGAAATTGGAATAAGCTCTTCTGTTCAAATGGGAACAGCAAGTATCCAAGGCTGATGAAACTTGGAAAAG ACATCACACTGTGGGGGCTGGAGATCGGGCTGCTGTCTATGACCAAAGGCGAGGCTGCACTGTTCGTCCTTGCTCCAGAATACGCCTACGGCCAGCGGGGCTGtcccccctccatccccccaaACACCACGGTCCTCTTCAAGGTGGAGGTGTTGGACTTCATCGATTCAGAGGAGTGCGACGCCTTCTTTGAGTTGACTTAT GAACAGCGGGATAGACTTCCTCTAGAAAAGCTATTGAAAGTGGCAGCCACAGAGAGAGAGTTTGGCAACTACTTCTTCTATAAGCAGTGCTTCAAGATTGCCAAGGACAGATACAAGAGG GCGCTCTCCATCCTGGATTGCAGCTCTTCCAgtaaggcagagcagagccagatCAACGCTTCcaaactgctgctgttcctgaaTCTCTCACTCACTTACCTGAAACTGGAACGTGCTGACCGAGCTTTGAAATACGGGGAATTAGCCTTGGAGATGGACCAAGGAAATGCCAAAGCGCTGTTCAGGTGTGGCCAG GCTTGTCTCTACATGAAGGAGTACAGCAAATCCCGGGATTTCCTGGCCAGAGCTCAGTGCATCCAGCCCTTCAACCGTGATATCAACAATGAGCTGAAGAAGTTGGCAAG ATACCACAAGGAGTACatggaaacagagaaagaaatgtgctgccaGATGTTTGACCCTCTCAATTCTTACGGCTGA